A portion of the Thermothelomyces thermophilus ATCC 42464 chromosome 5, complete sequence genome contains these proteins:
- a CDS encoding serine protease: MELITIFLCLATLLIAFPGTSAVAPIRNDRVLDELVVPDTYIVKYKNGIDTLGRNEHEKDVNSRARKGSRRGILGRFDVAGLRGYVAELSTLDLDTLASFDLIDYIEKDTVVKAAAVAAYPQPARRATVEQVNAPWGLARISHRSRGQTDDDSYYYSNTAGSETYVYVIDSGIRVSHEDFGGRAVWGANFVAASRDTDEAGHGTHVAGIIAGQTYGVAKKATVIAVKVLDRLGSGSSSGLVQGLDWAVRDARERGTANRSVINLSVSGPFSQAINDAIQAATDAGLTVVAAAGNQGKDAWDQSPASAPSAITVGAIDRHDNRAVFSNWGESVDIFAPGVEIESAFNNSDSDHSLMNGTSMACPHVAGLAAYFMARDGISGKEVAQKVLETAITGVGDRRMGADRIAYNGEAE, translated from the exons ATGGAGCTGATCACCATTTTCCTTTGCCTCGCAACCTTATTAATCGCGTTCCCCGGGACGTCTGCTGTCGCGCCGATCAGGAACGATAGAGTCCTGGATGAGCTGGTAGTCCCGGACACGTACATCGTCAAGTACAAGAACGGCATCGATACTCTAGGCAGAAACGAGCACGAGAAGGATGTCAACAGTAGGGCCAGGAAGGGCAGCAGGAGGGGAATCTTGGGCAGGTTCGACGTCGCGGGCCTACGGGGCTACGTCGCCGAGCTCTCAACCCTAGACCTGGACACTCTCGCCAGCTTCGACTTG ATTGACTACATCGAGAAAGACACGGTCGTGAAGGCCGCAGCCGTAGCCGCCTACCCGCAGCCTGCCAGACGCGCCACGGTCGAGCAGGTGAACGCCCCCTGGGGACTGGCCCGCATCTCGCACCGCTCGCGGGGCCAGACAGACGACGACTCCTACTACTACAGCAACACGGCCGGCAGCGAGACCTACGTCTACGTTATCGACAGCGGGATCCGGGTCAGCCACGAGGACTTTGGCGGCCGCGCGGTCTGGGGGGCCAACTTTGTCGCCGCGTCGAGGGACACGGACGAGGCCGGCCACGGGACGCACGTCGCGGGCATCATCGCCGGTCAGACGTACGGGGTGGCCAAGAAGGCGACCGTCATTGCCGTCAAGGTGCTCGACAGGTTGGGCAGCGGATCCTCGTCAGGACTGGTGCAGGGACTCGACTGGGCCGTTCGGGACGCCCGGGAGCGCGGGACGGCCAACCGGTCCGTCATCAACCTCTCGGTATCGGGGCCCTTCTCCCAGGCGATCAACGACGCCATCCAGGCGGCCACTGACGCCGGCCTCACCGTCGTGGCCGCGGCTGGCAACCAGGGCAAGGACGCCTGGGACCAATCGCCGGCCTCGGCCCCGTCCGCCATCACGGTCGGCGCCATTGACCGCCATGACAACCGGGCCGTGTTCTCCAACTGGGGCGAGTCGGTCGATATCTTTGCTCCGGGCGTCGAAATCGAGAGTGCCTTCAACAACAGCGATTCCGACCATAGCTTGATGAACGGCACCAGCATGGCCTGCCCCCACGTGGCTGGGCTGGCGGCCTACTTTATGGCTCGCGATGGGATATCCGGGAAAGAAGTGGCGCAGAAGGTCTTGGAAACTGCCATCACGGGTGTCGGTGATAGAAGAATGGGCGCAGACCGCATCGCGTACAACGGGGAGGCTGAATGA
- a CDS encoding mevalonate kinase like protein (orthologue of Saccharomyces cerevisiae Erg12) produces MERKVSSPMAPTFMVSAPGKVIVFGEHAAVFGKPAVAAAISLRSYLLVTTLTKSRRTVTLNFRDIGLNHTWTIDSLPWPVFHHASKKKFYYSVIHSLDPELLNAIKPHAEAVSRDLPEKQRRMHVRSATAFLYLFLSLGSSQSPGFIYTLRSTIPIGAGLGSSASICVCLSTALLLQTRSLAGPHPDQPLKEAEVQIERINHWAYVGELCIHGDPSGVDNTVSSRGKAVLFQKNTSGPSSVTPLVNFPKLRLLLVDTRQPRSTATQVGKVRRLKDSHPTTTGLILDAIGQLTASALELLSSANFNGNGTCDALDRLGR; encoded by the coding sequence ATGGAGAGAAAAGTTTCATCGCCGATGGCGCCTACTTTCATGGTGTCCGCACCAGGAAAAGTCATCGTCTTCGGTGAACATGCCGCGGTTTTTGGCAAGCCAGCCGTTGCCGCAGCCATTTCACTCAGATCCTACCTCCTCGTCACGACCCTCACCAAGTCCCGACGCACCGTCACATTGAACTTTAGAGATATTGGTTTGAACCACACGTGGACAATCGATTCTCTGCCGTGGCCAGTTTTTCACCATGCTTCTAAGAAGAAGTTCTACTACTCTGTCATCCACTCCCTCGACCCAGAGTTACTCAACGCCATCAAGCCGCATGCGGAGGCCGTGTCCAGGGACCTTCCAGAGAAGCAGCGAAGAATGCATGTACGATCTGCGACTGCCTTCCTCTACCTCTTCCTTTCCTTGGGCTCCTCGCAAAGCCCTGGATTCATTTACACCCTTCGATCGACTATTCCAATTGGTGCCGGCCTGGGTAGTAGCGCCAGCATTTGCGTTTGCTTGAGCACAGCGCTGCTCCTCCAGACACGCTCCCTGGCAGGACCTCATCCCGACCAGCCTCTCAAGGAAGCAGAGGTACAAATCGAACGCATCAACCACTGGGCATATGTGGGGGAGTTATGCATCCACGGAGATCCTAGCGGGGTGGACAATACGGTCTCTTCTAGGGGGAAAGCCGTACTTTTTCAGAAAAACACCTCTGGGCCATCATCCGTTACCCCTCTCGTCAACTTTCCGAAGCTACGACTCCTTCTCGTCGACACTAGGCAGCCGCGTTCCACGGCCACGCAAGTAGGAAAAGTGCGAAGGCTGAAAGACAGTCACCCTACGACGACAGGCCTAATCTTGGATGCAATCGGCCAACTCACCGCTTCGGCATTGGAGCTTCTCTCCTCTGCCAACTTCAACGGTAATGGCACGTGCGACGCTCTCGACCGCTTGGGACGTTGA
- a CDS encoding phosphate-repressible phosphate permease, which translates to MALHQFDYIFAIGLIFAALDAWNIGANDVANSWATSVGSQSVTYLQAMLLASAMEFAGCVGVGARVADTIRTKIVDTSLFVDDPALLMLGMVCAVVASSLYLTFATRFGMPVSTTHSILGGVIGMGVASVGAKGVQWVGSGSGTSAINSGVVQVFLAWIIAPGLAGCFAAIIFLLTKYMVLIRSNSALWALRVVPFYFALTAMLLTMLLLWKGGSYEIHLTDPEIAGTIVGVGAGFGLLVSLTLVPWMYRVVIKEDWQLRWYHIPLGPLLLRRGDVPPPPEDAGPVVKNYYEGRMTKEEFEARKAAQRGDVEVVGGDAAAEKTASAEGAVAADKSATAEGSDAASAERPNRSPLADVRSAPKKLVGPKPEGKWYEGRVLFWYVKWALLRGVDQEVVNAKSTHNMLAKNIDEVHAYAQHYDNRTEYMYSFLQIMTAATASFTHGANDIANAIGPFATVHQVWNDGALPAKGKSDVPIWILCFGGAMLVIGVWTYGYNIMRNLGNRLTLQSPARGFSMELGSAITVILATRLKLPVSTTQCITGATVGVGLCSGTWRTVNWRMVLWIYFGWIITLPVTGIISGCLMGIIINAPRWGYSG; encoded by the exons ATGGCTCTCCATCAGTTCGACTACATCTTCGCCATCGGCCTCATCTTTGCCGCACTCGATGCCTGGAACATCG GTGCCAATGATGTGGCCAATTCGTGGGCGACGTCGGTCGGGTCGCAGTCCGTGACGTACCTGCAGGCCATGCTCCTCGCATCAGCAATGGAATTCGCCGGCTGCGTGGGTGTGGGCGCCCGTGTCGCCGACACCATCCGTACCAAGATTGTCGACACCTCGCTCTTCGTCGACGACCCGGCCCTGCTCATGCTTGGCATGGTCTGCGCCGTCGTCGCTTCCTCCCTCTACCTCACCTTCGCCACCAGGTTCGGCATGCCCGTATCCACCACCCATTCCATCCTCGGCGGTGTCATCGGCATGGGCGTTGCCTCAGTTGGTGCCAAAG GTGTTCAATGGGTGGGCTCCGGCAGCGGCACTAGCGCCATCAACTCGGGTGTTGTCCAGGTCTTCCTCGCGTGGATTATTGCTCCGGGCCTTGCTGGGTGCTTCGCTGCCATCATCTTCCTCCTTACCAAGTACATGGTGCTGATCCGAAGCAACTCCGCCCTTTGGGCGCTCCGCGTCGTTCCCTTCTACTTCGCCCTTACCGCCATGCTGCTTACCATGCTGCTCCTGTGGAAAGGTGGCAGCTACGAGATCCACCTCACCGACCCCGAGATTGCCGGCACTATCGTTGGTGTTGGTGCGGGCTTCGGCCTCCTGGTTTCCCTCACGCTGGTGCCCTGGATGTACCGCGTCGTCATCAAGGAGGACTGGCAACTTCGCTGGTACCACATCCCCCTGGGACCTCTCCTGTTGCGTCGTGGTGACGTccctccgccgccggagGATGCCGGCCCGGTCGTCAAGAACTACTATGAAGGCCGCATGACCAAGGAGGAGTTCGAGGCCCGCAAGGCTGCTCAGCGCGGCGATGTCGAAGTGGTGGGCGGCGACGCTGCCGCCGAGAAGACGGCCAGCGCGGAGGGTGCCGTGGCCGCGGACAAGTCGGCCACTGCGGAAGGCTCCGAtgccgcctcggccgagcGCCCGAACCGGAGCCCCCTCGCCGATGTCCGCAGCGCCCCCAAGAAGCTGGTGGGTCCCAAGCCCGAGGGCAAGTGGTACGAGGGCCGCGTGCTCTTCTGGTACGTCAAGTGGGCGCTGCTGCGCGGTGTCGACCAGGAAGTCGTCAACGCCAAGAGCACGCACAACATGCTGGCCAAGAACATCGACGAGGTGCACGCCTATGCCCAGCACTACGACAACAGGACCGAGTACATGTACAGCTTCCTCCAGATCATGACGGCCGCCACCGCTTCTTTCACCCACGGCGCCAACGACATTGCCAACGCCATCGGCCCCTTCGCGACCGTCCACCAGGTCTGGAACGATGGCGCGCTCCCGGCCAAGGGCAAGTCAGACGTGCCCATCTGGATCCTCTGCTTCGGCGGTGCCATGCTGGTCATCGGCGTCTGGACCTACGGCTACAACATCATGCGCAACCTGGGTAACCGCCTGACCCTGCAATCTCCCGCGCGCGGGTTTTCCATGGAGCTCGGCTCTGCCATTACCGTCATCCTTGCTACCCGCCTGA AACTCCCCGTCTCTACCACTCAGTGCATCACTGGCGCCActgtcggcgtcggcctCTGCTCCGGAACTTGGCGCACCGTTAACTGGCGCATGGTCTTGTGGATCTACTTCGGATGGATCATCACCCTGCCCGTCACGGGTATCATTTCGGGTTGCCTGATGGGTATTATCATTAATGCTCCTCGCTGGGGCTACTCTggctga
- a CDS encoding glycoside hydrolase family 18 protein (CAZy_ID 267984), producing the protein MVHVGLILALVASLPRTVAEGPRQQLQASLNRTHPELPRLMLYHQTTHDATGRPISLLPLVTKQHIGLTHLIVGAFHVHANGTIHLNDHPPWHPRYSTLWAETRILQSPSTAGGRSGGVKVLGMVGGAAAGTFAADTLDGDGAAAAAFEASYALLHEAVRAHTLDGVDLDVEEPMTLRGAARLVRRLRADFGPRFVISFAPVATALLGTGAGAGAGTGTGTGRRGRGRGRGGAGNLSGFDYRALERAVGREIAFYNAQFYNGFGGMADTRLFDAIVGEGWEPDRIVIGQLTSPENGGGFVGHERFARTIERLRRRHGEIGGVAGWEYFNAVPGGSSRPWEWAESMTRILRPPGTEPVLRITREMAESLSRAWMVSAAEGGGGGAGGGAGGISSASGLGTAEKRVGLAPNVDYMAMVNA; encoded by the coding sequence ATGGTTCACGTAGGATTGATCCTCGCGCTCGTCGCCTCCTTGCCCCGGACCGTCGCCGAAGGCCCTCGCCAGCAGCTCCAGGCCAGCCTGAACCGAACACACCCGGAACTCCCTCGTCTCATGCTCTATCACCAGACGACCCATGACGCCACTGGTCGGCCCATCTCGCTCCTCCCGCTGGTCACCAAGCAACACATTGGCCTCACCCACCTCATCGTTGGCGCCTTCCACGTCCACGCCAACGGCACGATCCATCTCAACGACCATCCTCCTTGGCACCCACGCTACTCGACCCTATGGGCCGAGACCCGCATCCTGCAGTCGCCATCCACCGCTGGCGGCAGAAGCGGAGGGGTCAAGGTCCTGGGCATGGtgggcggcgcggcggcggggaccTTTGCGGCGGACACGCTGGACGGGGACggagccgccgcggccgcgttcGAGGCGTCGTACGCGCTCCTCCACGAGGCGGTGCGGGCGCACACcctcgacggcgtcgaccTCGACGTGGAGGAGCCCATGACGCTGCGGGGCGCCGCACGGCTGGTCCGCCGTCTGCGGGCGGACTTTGGCCCGCGCTTCGTTATCTCGTTCGCGCCCGTGGCCACGGCCTTGTTGGGGACAGGGGCAGGGGCGGGAGCGGGAACGGGAACGGGAACGGGCCGGCGGGGACGTGGACGGGGGCGCGGAGGAGCGGGGAACCTGAGCGGGTTCGACTACCGCGCGCTGGAGCGGGCGGTGGGGAGGGAGATTGCGTTCTACAACGCCCAGTTCTACAACGGGTTCGGCGGGATGGCGGACACGCGCCTCTTCGACGCCATCGTCGGCGAGGGGTGGGAGCCGGACAGGATCGTCATCGGGCAGCTGACGAGCCCCGAGAACGGGGGCGGGTTCGTGGGGCACGAGCGATTTGCGAGGACAATCGAGCGGCTGAGGAGGAGGCACGGCGAGatcggcggcgtcgccggGTGGGAATATTTCAACGCCGTCCCGGGCGGGTCGAGCCGGCCGTGGGAATGGGCAGAGAGCATGACGAGGATCCTCCGGCCTCCCGGGACAGAGCCGGTGTTGAGAATCACGAGGGAGATGGCGGAGAGCCTGAGCCGTGCGTGGATGGTGAGCGCAgcggagggaggaggaggaggagcaggaggaggagcaggggGAATTAGCAGTGCCAGCGGGTTGGGTACAGCGGAGAAACGAGTTGGGCTGGCGCCGAACGTCGATTACATGGCCATGGTGAATGCATGA